The region CCAACTTCCAGCCTTGtttctgaaacacaaaaaaaacttgaacAAGAACCCTCGTCGACGGACATCCTCTAGGCTCGTCTGCGGGGGCCTCAGCTCGAGCTAGACGCTGATGCTGCCTGGAGGCGAGGCCAAAACAACCCTTCAGATTCTTCCATTTAGTCATTACCATTTCCTTTCATACAAATGCTGTCTGTTTGGGAGTGAATATAACGCGCACTGACAGACTTTTATCCTACAGAAAGTAGTGTTCTGAACCGCCCATCTTTAGaacttcaaacaaaaaaaagaattgcaTCTGAGTTTTGACTGTGCAGCTTTCCACTCCTTTCTTTCATGTCTGCACCTTACAGGAATGGAGTGATTTCCTTCAGTTCTCCGGATAAAGAGAGCGCAGGTCACATGTCAAGCTGTCAGTGTGATAACGGGAAGCCGAAGCAGATTTTCTATTataattttttgaatatttatgatATAATTCAGCAGGATTTCTCTCTTAATAATTGGAGTCCCGTTTttgctgaaaaaacaaaatttgcATTACAAATCACAAAATGAAAGAGTCCTGGAACATGATGATAATGTTGACGTTGAAGGTGccgtgtgggtttttttttaacagatgtttacattcagtgtttctcaccaaaaaGCATTGTGTGCATCATATAATTAgtctgccaattattttcttgattaatcattaTGTCTAGTGTAAGACAATAGGGAAGAAGTCCAaaccccaaagatattcagtttacatgATATCACacaaaatcctcacatttgagaagatgAAGTCAGagaatatttgtcatttttggttGATAATGAAATCATTTATCAGTTGTCAAAATAGTTGTGGcttcattttctgttcatcGTTTAATTGGTCAATTAATCTTTCAGTTCTAGTGTATCTTCAGGACCtaacaaattatattaaatgCAAATCCTTCTTCAAGGGTGTTTCCCAAAGAACTTTTAGCAAAAGGTCCACATCTTGTGGCCTTCATCGGCGGATAGAGTTTGCTAATGGATTTCCAAGCTCAATTTTTGAAAgcgattttttaaaaatccaaaccTGGCACTCTCAAGAAACCCTGTGTTATTTCTATCAGTTTTCTGTACATCGGGTATCAGTCTTCCGCTTTCGTTCTTTCTGGTGGTGCCCAGGTTGTTACTAGTACGGGATGATCAGTAAAATAGTGTCAAACCGTCACCAGTGGTTTATCGTGTTGCCTGCATGCTTGTACATGTGCATGCTTCTGTTCGTGCATGTAGAGCAAGAGACCCAAAGGAGGACTGTGACTAAGAGAAGTCAGTTCTTTTACAGAGCTAAACTGTATCACAGTGGATCTGATTTCAGCCTGAAGTTGAACAGTCATCTACAGaataacacacagcagagaagcAGCACGATGCAGAGAGCTGGACAGGAGGAAAACGCAAAAGCAGAGAAGCAAAGTGGGAAGAAAAGCACAGAGGGGACAGGAGGAGGCCAGAGAGTGGCCTTGCTTTACAATAAGGGGATTACGACGCAGCCCGATAATCCTCCCACAATTCAGCAGGACAACGGAGTGAGCTCACATCTCATTCAGCCCTCCAAGTCTCATCCTTAAAATGAGGCTAATTAACAGCTAATCCTGACCGCTGCCAAAATTACCACTGTTTTTGAAGACAGGGTGTGAGAGGGACAGTATTAAGAGAACGGAAAAGAGAAATCTTCTtcagttttgttctgtttttaaacttCAGGAATTCAATttctatatataataatatatgtacAGGATATAATCTCTCAAATGCTCAAACAAGACACCAAATGGTCTCGGATTGTCTTTGATTTCCACTAATATGATTTGTGCAGCGTTTTCTTAATCACATTTCTGTCCTGTACACACTGATGATCAATTTCAGTGCTAAATATAAACATGGATTTCTTCACATTTCAACAACAGATTTTAGAATCGAGTTATCCAGATTACGGACCAAAAGTGGAGAGTAAAATATAAAGATGTATGAATCACCTCGTGCAGCTACTGAGAGCTGTGAATGGTTTCTCTGTTAGCACACTTTTACTGCCCTGCCTTTCCCAGATCCAATTTCACAACCTGACTCCTTTTAGTAAACAAACTGAGACCAGTCGGTTTCTACACTTAGGAAGGCAGAGCCTAAATTTAGGGAGATATATTTTGGTATACTTGGTAACAAGATGTCTTTGtgcaactttctttttttttttttgcagaataaTGATGAGCATCATTTGTTCCGACAGTGTCCCAATTTCTGGAGGATCTAAAAAAGCTGTTCTTCAGGTCAGGATTTGGGTGGCTTTGTGAGAAAAATcactgagcagagcagcatgcATTATAATTCTACCTGATGAGATTAAGTTGTTGTACAGCCAAGCGTCTGGTGCATGAATGTTAAATGAAATTAGAGAAACTTGTTAAGGTGAAAGTGAAAACCAATAGAGAAAAACTGCTATTCAAGCATGTGAAAAACAATGTGGAGAAATTTTGATctgaacatgaaataaaaacaaccagTGATACAGTGAATGAGAGATTGGGTGGGTGAGTTAATgagtttaaatgataaaaataaatcaaccaaAACCATAATTGATAAAAAGACCCCCTAGAGTGATTCTCAGACATGGTTAAGGTGAtaaaatcgtttttttttttcctcaattgATTTTTAAAGAAGAGAATGAAAACTAGGGGTAAAAACTGATTCAACAGTGACCCACAACCCTCAAGTTGTCACACAGCCAGCCCAAACGACCCCGAAGAACAGAGAGAGCACAGCATACCCGACGAGGAGTCGGAGGATTTTAGAGCAAAAGACCAACCATCAGGGGTCATAGACGCACAGTGAGGTAAGCGCAGCTCCACAGGCTTCAAAAACTTGAGGCCATGAGGTCCACACATCACCAGAGGGCTGAGCAGAGTCTCtcctgtaaacacaaacacagaaagtgaCATAGTTCAGGACGattataaataaacacacacaagaaggtCTCAAATGCAATTTTTCCCCTCTAGTGCTGGTAGACTTGTGCTTTTATATCACTGGGAAGGTCATGTGTTAGTGGCAGAACTAAGATTTGATTCCTCTTAAACTCATCCATGCTACACGTGTACAGATTCATCTGACGCTTTGAACTAGGGCTCAACAATTGTCAATGTCCTAACATCGTTATACCGTCATTTTGTTTGCTTGCCAATAACCGATCAAAGGGTAAGAGAGGCTCACTTGTGGTCCCAGCAGTCACTGTTAGAAAAATAAGACCTGTGTGGCACTTTGCATGTATGTACTATCTCCGCGAATAGATAAGATGCAGCAAGAGAAATGGAGGCTGACTGTAATACAGCCTGTGGCTGATGGCTGGActaaacaaatgcaaattttggtttaacaaaaaaaatctaacttgTCAAAGTGTGCGAAACAGGTGGCGCATCTTGTCTACACAGCAGCCGCGTGTACAGTAGGTTCTGTCCAGTGATAGTTAAGTAACAGCAGAACATAATGTAGCATTATGTATGGCAGATGTTTATTGTTTTAGATGCAGAATTGAGCATTTTAATAACACTGACTTCCCTCACAATGCACATAATGAAGGTTTTGTTAGGTTATTTTAGATCACATATGGTGTACCTCTTAACAATGATTATTAAACTGATCATCTCATAATCAGCAGGGACGTGGCTGACAGTCAATATGATTGTCAGTCAGCAAAATCCTTCTTTAGATTAACATGCATAGCATGCATATCCAATAATTTAGATGTGAATTAAGAAAACCGCCCGGCTTGTCCATCTTTGATAAGTTACCTTTCTCCTTGTCGAGCGGCGGCAGGAtgctgttgtctctgcagaCCTTGAAGTAGATCTCCTGCTCCACACCTTCAGGGATGGCACCCTGAGGGATAATTATGCTGACACCTGTCTCAATGGAGCTCAGGACGCCTCCATTAGAGTTAAAGATACCTCGAGCTGTAGCAACCACTGTGTGgccctcatcttcatcctcatcatcatccaggGCACTGGGGCTGGGAGACAGAGACTTTTACTGTCACACTCTGCTATTCAATGGACTACCTTAGCTTTAATCATGTCTGCTCAGACGGAGTTCGTTACCTCACAGGGATGGCCTTGGGCACAGCGTTGATGTTGTTGTGCTGGTGTTTGGAGCGGTGGTCTGTAGTGCGTGTGAAAGTGTCCAGGCCACTGTCATGGTCTGTGTTCTGGGGCTGCGGGGGTATCTGAGGCTTCACTGGGCTGGAGCTTCGGCCCTGTTCCAAAGCAGTGAAGTGTCACATAGAGTATTTTTCACAATGGCCCTAAAAATCTGATTGATTGCAGGGTGCAGATTAACTTCCAGTAACTGGACATTATAACCTTACATACACTGAATGGGGTATGAATGAGGTAGACAAAAAATACATGCCAGAATAACATATATACTGCAATGTGACTGGATGTAGTAGCACATCCTAGTATTTTTGGCACACTGCATTCGGCATAGTATATAAGGAGACATGCTAAATACAGTTGTAAAATGGATATTGGAATGCAGCCACTGTTTAAATCCTGAAGCCTGAGCGCTGCATGACGCGTGTAACTGTCGTGCAGTTGGCCAGTGAAATTGATCCTAAGGACGTGACTGGATTGTTTTTCCTCAATGaccagatgtgtgtgtcagtaaactgaaattgaattgaaagaaCTGAATCTGACGTGTGAGAACTGAACATGGAAGTATATAGTGAGGATTAAATACAGTTTCAGAGCAACTTAATTCAATTTCATAATATTACattcaagttcaagtttatTGGAATTCTGTtccaaacaaatacatttcaaattatGTGATTCAAATTCAGTTATAATATAATTATCCAAGTTAAGCACCAGCATTTATTTGAACCTCTTTTAAGGGCTGCAGTAAAATGATTGCTGCCCAAAATCTGCTTACCTTAGGAGCAATTTCCGGCTTGTCATTGGGCAGAAGGTTGTGGTTGAACTTTGGACTGTCAAACATGCGTGCAAAAGGCCTGGCAGACGTGGTGTAGGGCTTGGGCGTGTAGCGGTTGTAGCTGGATGCTGGTGGAGGCCCGGTGCTCGCAACTGTTTTTGGAGGCTGTTCACTTGTGCCATTAACTGGAGACTTCTCTGGGAAACTCTTGTGAGGCAGGAAGTTGGTCTGGACAGTGTCCTCTCGGGCAGGTGGCTTAGCTGTGGAAAAGCCATGATGGTCAGCTAAAAAGAGCTCTACATTGTGTGTCAATGAGTTGTAGTGTGCATCTCCTGTCTGCCTTGCAcccctgagtgtgtgtctcatttatgtgcattttgGCTTTCACAACAGGCAGTATTACTCAGTAGACAAAGTACATTGCCACACGGTGTACAGGGGCATCTTTATGTAATTACAACCTTGTACAAGATAAAATCCTTTACCTTCAGGTGCAGGCTTGGGCAGTGTGGCTGGTGGCAGAGAAGGTGTCACCTGTGGAACTGGTTCATATTTTTTCTCCACTGGACTTGGTTTCTCTACTGATTCTGACCTATAGCATAAGACCAAAAACCGTCAATTCAAAATTCACAGTAGCAATGGCAAACATAGAtacaaaaagtaaataaataaaaaaaaaaaaaaaaccacaaaggATGTTAAAGATagtatgagaggaaaaaggcatttcataaaaacatcacCTGGGATAGTTGTGAGTTATTTGTGCTTGTGGCTGTGGCTTGTTTGGACCGGCCTGGAGCTTGTCAAAGTaagacagctgtttcctgtagTAGTCCTCGTCCTCATCAGGGTCATAATGGTTGGAGCGCACAATGTCATCAGCTACCTTGGATTGAGGCTTCTGAGGCCCGGGGGTTCTGGGTTTTTGAGATAAAACATACAAGCAAGTTAACATGCAAGGCAGATATGGTGAAAGCAGAACAGGAGAACAAGAGTTTACAATGGCAAATGGCCAAAATGAAGGTGCTTAAGACAACTGCTCAATGATGTGAAAATTTAAGTGACTAAAACTGAAGTGGCTAACAACACAGTTTCATTCCACTATTACTCTGACAAATCACAGAGAGTGAAGACACAGTAACAACAGAGTAGGCTTACCTAAAGGTCTTCTCTTGATCCAGGTTGCTCAGAGAATTTGCTTTTGGGATTACTCCACCTGCTTTCAAAGGTATCTCAGCTGCCTATaggagcaaaaacaaatttaaacaaTTTTAACTTACTAGTAAGATAAAAAGTCATGAATGCACACATCTAATGTACTAATTTCTCAAGAAGTTGAAAAGCAAATGTACAAGTACACTACTAGCTACTGTAACTGCATAACCTGCCTTAAGTAATATATCTGTAACCAGTTTACCTTGTTTCCAGATGAATCCCCCACATCTCTTGCTCTATCCACAGACACAGAGCGCTTGTTCTCAAACATCTTTACTCTTGTCAGGACTGACTGTGGCCGCATGGCTGGGTCGTCCTCCACTTTCTCAGGGACAGCCTTTGGAGCGTCCGGAGGGGAAGGTGAGGGGGCCTCTGCTTTGGGAGGTGGCGTGGGGCTGGTTTCAGAGTTCACAGGAATGGGGTCATACTGCTGAGGTTTGTAGCTTTTTTGCTGTGGTGCTGGTCCCTGGTTATAGGCAGGCCTCTGGGCAGCGGGGTCTGGGGAGCGAGCAGCTGAGGGGTACGTGCTCAGGTGAGAATCCTGGTCGTATTGCAGGTCCGGCCCTGGAGCAGGAGGCGGAGGATCATCATAACGAACCGGCCCTGGAGGTGTCGGTTTGCCGTAGCGAGGCCGTCCATCGAATCCATGCTGAGGTGGGGGCTCGTCGTAGCGGAGAGGAGGGGTGTACTGGGGGTCAGGGTCGTCGCCGTACGGCAGACGGGGATCGTAGCCCTGCGAGTTGGCAGTAGAGTGCGGCTGGTTGTATGGGTTCCACTGATGCTGGTCGTAGTGAGGCACACTATTCTCGTAGGGCGGGTTAGAGTCATAGTTACGGTACTTTGGTTCTGCGTAACCACCTCCGCTGCTGACTCCGCTGCTGCTTACATCATACCGACTGGGTGGGTGGTCATAATCTCTGTATGGCTGCTCAGGGTGATATCCCTGCTGGGGGTTGTAAGTCACAGGCTTCATGCTGTGACCAATCCTCCCTGTGTTGTCTGTGCTGTATGGATCCTTCAGAAACATCTaccaaacaaatacacaacaaagAAGAAGGTTAACAACTGCACGGGATCCACACAGACTAATATCAAATATTATGATATGAAAAACTGGACATACAAAAATCAgttaaaagaaaaggagaataTTAAAACAAGTGTGTAAAATTAATtgcagaagaggaaaagagaagggAAAGACCTGAAATAGAGAAACTGAGAGGGAGGGGTTACTGGTCAGGTAATATATTAGATTAAACAGAAATCACAGCACAGCCAAACATTCATTGCAGCTTGGAAACATCACAATGTACCACTGGAGGTCGAAattaaacaccaaaataaaattaacaaataacaaagttgctaaaaaaaatacaacaaaacaatgagATGCATTTTCCTTGTCTAGactgacaaaatgtgaaaatgttataTAGAAGAGTTCTTATAGAAGGCCTATCAATAATTTGACTGGTAATTTGGGATTTCTTCACACATTAGATGTGTATTCGCAAAGGAAAATGTCACCCACTGTCTTGTTGCAAAGAGAAAGGCAACTTAAACATCCACAATAATATTTAACATTACAAGCACAAACCCATTGtacaaaaaaacatatttaaaatccTGATATTTGAGAAGTAACCATTAATTTTCCATCCATATCTGGAGAACATTACTATTATGTCATCTTTGTTACTTCGTTTCAACATGCAGGACAAAACATAGATAAAATGGGTGGAAAATTAATGGCTGCTTTTACAAGGGAACGATCCAATCAATCTGCACTGATAAATACAGCACAAACAGATCTACTTCTAGTGGTTAACAGAGAATGAGGCAAACATGTTACAGCCATGCAAAGAGGATAAGCAACAGTGAGAGCTGCAGGACTTCCACTTCTCCTCTACATGTAGGCATGTCAGCGCAGCCATCACCTCCAAGCCCACTGTGGTTTACCAGCATTTGCTCGCACTGTTGCACGTGCACACACGattccgcacacacacacacacacatacagtctcacacacacacacacacacacacacacacacatatctctgTCTCTTCTGGGCAGCACTGTGGTCAGCAGACATGCAGGGcggaaggagagagagagaagcgtGGCAGCAggaggtaggtaggtaggtagacaggcagcagcagcagcagcacaggaggtCAGCCAGGTCAGACCAAGCTGAGCTGGGCCGGGTCACGGAGCGTCCAGTGACGGTCAGGTGGATACCTTTGGTTCTGAACTGGCTGGTCCAGACTGTAGAGGTTCTGGTGTGATGCTCTGAGGGGTTAGCTCAGGTGTGGGCCTCCTAAGTGAGCCAGCCTCTGGGCTCTGGCTTGGCTGGCTGTGGGGAGCTGCAGGAGCCTCGTCAGGGCTCAGACCCCCTACAGTTTCTACAGTAACGTCGACAGCAGGGGGCACTGTCTCAGCCAGGGGCTCAGGCTGCGGGGAGATGCTAGGGACGGCAGCGGCCTCTGCTTTCTGTGAAGTGGTTCAGAAATGTTTAATAACACGCGCTGACACACTACGCTGCAGTACTAACAAGTGCTACTACCTTTACTGCCCCTCTACAATGTTTTTTCCTGACTTGTACCTACAGATTACACGAATCACCCGACTCCACATTTAACAGTAGCTGTCGATCAACCAATGGCATGTGAGAGTTAAGAATTAGCAGCAGGACAAGTTTTCATTGTTAGAGTATactaatttgattttaattctACGGTTACAAtacagttgtttcttttttcccttttatgtTCATTAGCACATCATGAGACGACAAACCTTTAGATTTGGGTAtcacagcagccaatcaggttTTGGTTAATACATTTCACAGGTACACTGGATTAACACTGGTATTTCCAACATGCACATAATACTTTCTTGTGTCGTACCGTCACAGTCCCAATCACAAAAAACAGGTAGGTAGGAAGTGCACATAGGTGAGTACTGGTACAGACTTTTAGACAAACATAAGTTTCTTTTCCCAGTGACATCAGCAACAGTCACACCAATAAGACAGCTTGTGGTAATACAGAGTACAAGAGTAACAGTAAAACTTATAAAGTTTTTctaattttcaaaaataaaaaacacacgCTCACAGACATCAATCAACACATATTGgcaaatagataaaataaatataataaatatagatatatatatatttaaatattatatataatatttatatattgcGATAAATACCTGACCACAAAAGGTTTCACACCCACCGATATTGTTTTGTAACAGTAGATAGACAGAataactgtaaaaataaaaaagtgccTTCAATAGCGCCTCCAGAAAACCCTTCTAACGCACACCACGTCCTCCAGACAACAGGGAAGACGTGCAGCTCTCAGAAACGCTACCTGCTGCGGCACCGGTGCCTTGAATCCAGCTGGGTCGATGCGGTTGAGGGGGTCCGGCTGCACTGTGTGCTGGTAGGCAGCGTAGCCAGGGGGCTCCTGGATGACAGGCGGGTCCTCACGGACAGGCTCAGAAGAGCGGGTGATGGCAGGCTCCGTGGGTGGACCCACATCGTCATTCAGTGTTTCGTCCAGCTCCTGGTCGGTGTAGGCTCCACCCTCTGTGTCCGTGTCCTCATAGTCGGAGGTGTGGCGGCTGTCGGTGCTGTACATGGAGTACTCACTGCCAGGCGCTGACAGGTAGGACAGACGGTCGTCGTGGATGTCCAAGTCATCCTCAGCTGCCCCGTCAGCCTGAGAAACAAAGGGTAAAGTGAGAAAGGGAGTGAGAAATAACCAAGTTCAGTCTACACGGTcttgtgtgcgtgcgtgtgtgtgtgcgtgtgtgtgtgtgtgtgtgtgtgtgtgtgtgtgtgtgtgtgtatgcgtgtgtgtgtgtgtcttaccttGCCCTCTGAAACCCACACCAgctggttctgctgctgctggattaTCTCTTTGAGTGCTCCAAACCAACCATCATTCATGTTGTTCAAGTTAATGGTGGCTAAATACACAAAGAGGGGAAGgcagaagagaataaaaaacaTCTCTCCTATGAAATGACTACTAACAattgttattactgttattatccAGTTAGCAAGTAAAAACATAGAAACTCTTAGACATGAACTCTAACTCTTAACTGCTCTGCTACTTTCACATTATTGGAATCATGTCTGTAAAGGATGCACACtgcagaaaacaacaacttgTCCCGTGTGTTGTAGGTGAGTCCTCTGTCCTATGCAGTAACTACAGCAGAACATCATTACGAGGCTTGATTTTGAGAATACATTTCAGAAATCCAGTGGACAAAGGCAAAGAGGTACAGATGAAGCTTGTTGTGTAAAAACTGTTTGGACTGAAGTTTGTCAAAAATGCACGTGTGTGCTGCAACGATTGCACATGAGGTGAGATCTCTAGGACCTCTCCAACATCTTTATCACCAACAGATGCTCCTAAAGCACGCTGAGAAATGGCCCTGAGGGTGCTCTTGTGTGACGGTCACTGCTGAGCAAGCTTTTGTAAGAAATTTGACAGAACAGGGCCAGGCACAACAAGCCTGCATACTGCAGCACTCAAATGTCAACTGCCTTTGAAATGTGTCTTGGCCCTCTGTAAAATCTCACTTTCTCACACCttggcctcctcctccctccctccctccctccctccctcctaccGGACTCACTGGTGAACAGGTGGTGGTTGTTCTTCCTTAATTTGAGGGCTCTTTCATAGAGCTTCCTGGCACTCTTTCTAGACTCTGGACAGAGGCGGGTTCTCATGTTCTTGACGCCCTGCTTGGTGTCTGGGTTGAGAAACACCACAATCGGATACCACTGAGCATAGTTGAGGCGGTCCACTGCATTAGGGGTGATGTCCAGCACTGCATGCTTGTCCTTCatatacagaaaacaaataaaaacaaaacataaatgtgttGTAAATGATTTTACTTCTGTATAGAAAGCATTTTGCCTCTATTGAAATTTCAGCTAAGGGCTTTTAAACATAATGTGGCCAACACCATGATTTTTGTTTACATATTGTGTGTGGCAAGTCTTGAGCCCTTGTAACGGTCAAATCACCAGTGTGGATTAGTTTCTCAAGTGAATTTGCCACAATAAAATCCACCACACTGCTGACATTCAGGCACCTAATAGCCTTAGAGTGTAGTACACCAGAGGGCAGCAGTGAGCTGCACATATAATTGCAGCTCGCCGCTATCTTCTCATCACCATAACAAATCTGTCAAAAGATGTTTATATCTCTTCCTTTTACctgtatatttaaatatgtgtgcatgtctaGCTTCTCACCCGGTCAATGATCTGTTTAATGGTGTGCAGGCGAATGATGCCGGAGCTTTTCTGGTCGGTTCCAGCATCCCTGGGTTCACTCTCTGTGGAAGGCAAATGAACAGAGTTACTGCATCACATCAACACAAAAGACGGACAACAATAAACACAGGCTGTGCCTCAATTAGACATCCTTGTAGCGTGCAATTGTCGACTCCCATAAATAGAGCTGTTAAATATGGAAAAATAATCTCCGTACAGGAGAGGACAAGTGTACGTTTGTGAAAACAGCTAGACATTAAAGACGAAATGAGGACAGCAGCCAATTCATGCAATAGTCATTAGGTATTTTGGGTGGGTTTAGGGAATTTAAATtcagtgtaaaattactgtgTGCATGCAACTGCATGTAACAGTATAAATTACGGTGAAGGAAATGTGTTATGTGAGAAACATTGACATGAAATATACACATACAAGAGCATGAGGGTCATTTGGGATTAATGATAATGCAGTGTCATTGTAAGCCTCAGGGATTTAAGCAAGGATGTGTAGAGAGGTTTATGATTCACATAAAGATAAGCAATGTTTTCCTGCCTTGAAACACAAGGTTCAAAAGAGGGCAGTCATCCACCCGGATGTTTAGTATTGTAATGACTTCATATCACACGTCAGAGGGTCTAATTTCTAACGTTCTAATAGGGTCtatgatctaaaaaaaaactctagACTAcccaaaaacattttcaaagggAGCAGATAAATATAGCCATGCAACAAGTCAAGATTGAAGCGTATGCAGCAATGTtccaaattaatattttactgtCAAAATAGCAAGAAAGACCAATTTTGATAGTGATAAGGGCCATTCATTGATATTTGGGGTCTTTTATATTTCCATCAGCGCATAATGGAAAGttagacacacgcacacacgctcacacacacacacacacacacacacacacacacacacaaacaaacacactgcacacgCTGCACACGCTTTATGCTTTGTAGAATAGCATCACAGTAACTGtttgattcaattcaattttttcaTATTCCTGTTGGGACAATGTCTGAATGCAGTGAGGTTTATTTTAGACAACAAACATAAATAGACGATTATTTATACAGCTGACTGCTACAACGTATGATTATATCTTATTTCATAAATATTATGTGCTGTATATTATTATGGGAGGTATTGTGGGcattttttcatgaaaatctgTCAGTTGCAGGGCATTTGTGACAAACCTGCTGTTGGCAGGTTAGTGCAACACTGATTTCCTGCCAATCAATTTTAGCATGTGGTATTTTATGGGCAAATAAGGAGAATTAAAGTTGGTACCAATGTTTTGAACGTAACATTCCCAGTGCATTCTGCattattttccttgtttccC is a window of Pempheris klunzingeri isolate RE-2024b chromosome 1, fPemKlu1.hap1, whole genome shotgun sequence DNA encoding:
- the tjp1a gene encoding tight junction protein ZO-1 isoform X9, with the translated sequence MSSKASNKSAAMEETVIWEQHTVTLHRAPGFGFGIAISGGRDNPHFQSGETSIVISDVLKGGPAEGLLQENDRVVMVNAVSMDNVEHAYAVQQLRKSGKNAKITIRRKRKVQIPVSRHGDRETMSEHEEDDSDEDDGYEHHSGGRGGPSAYEGASGGTGSGRRHERERSSSSRRDHSASRERSVSPRSDRRSQASSAPPRPAKVTLVKSRKNEVEYGLRLASHIFVKDISPESLAARDGNIQEGDVVLKINGTVTENLSLIDAKKLIERSKGKLKMVVQRDERATLLNIPDLDDSIPSANNSDRDDISEIHSLTSDHSNRSHGRGSRSRSPDRPEPSDHLRHSPRQISNGSHRSRDEDRVSKPGAMSTPVKSSDDGVLSQASDQASSRDDKLLPPLPEPKPVYAQPGQPDVDLPVSPSDAPVPSAAHDDSILRPSMKLVKFKKGESVGLRLAGGNDVGIFVAGVLEDSPAAKEGLEEGDQILRVNNVDFANIIREEAVLFLLDLPRGEEVTILAQKKKDVYRRIVESDVGDSFYIRTHFEYEKESPYGLSFNKGEVFRVVDTLYNGKLGSWLAIRIGKNHQEVERGIIPNKNRAEQLSSVQYTLPKTPGGDRADFWRFRGLRSSKRNLRKSREDLSAQPVQTKFPAYERVVLREAGFLRPVVIFGPIADVGREKLAREEPDIFELAKTQQQQGGEKSEPRDAGTDQKSSGIIRLHTIKQIIDRDKHAVLDITPNAVDRLNYAQWYPIVVFLNPDTKQGVKNMRTRLCPESRKSARKLYERALKLRKNNHHLFTTTINLNNMNDGWFGALKEIIQQQQNQLVWVSEGKADGAAEDDLDIHDDRLSYLSAPGSEYSMYSTDSRHTSDYEDTDTEGGAYTDQELDETLNDDVGPPTEPAITRSSEPVREDPPVIQEPPGYAAYQHTVQPDPLNRIDPAGFKAPVPQQKAEAAAVPSISPQPEPLAETVPPAVDVTVETVGGLSPDEAPAAPHSQPSQSPEAGSLRRPTPELTPQSITPEPLQSGPASSEPKMFLKDPYSTDNTGRIGHSMKPVTYNPQQGYHPEQPYRDYDHPPSRYDVSSSGVSSGGGYAEPKYRNYDSNPPYENSVPHYDQHQWNPYNQPHSTANSQGYDPRLPYGDDPDPQYTPPLRYDEPPPQHGFDGRPRYGKPTPPGPVRYDDPPPPAPGPDLQYDQDSHLSTYPSAARSPDPAAQRPAYNQGPAPQQKSYKPQQYDPIPVNSETSPTPPPKAEAPSPSPPDAPKAVPEKVEDDPAMRPQSVLTRVKMFENKRSVSVDRARDVGDSSGNKAAEIPLKAGGVIPKANSLSNLDQEKTFRTPGPQKPQSKVADDIVRSNHYDPDEDEDYYRKQLSYFDKLQAGPNKPQPQAQITHNYPRSESVEKPSPVEKKYEPVPQVTPSLPPATLPKPAPEAKPPAREDTVQTNFLPHKSFPEKSPVNGTSEQPPKTVASTGPPPASSYNRYTPKPYTTSARPFARMFDSPKFNHNLLPNDKPEIAPKGRSSSPVKPQIPPQPQNTDHDSGLDTFTRTTDHRSKHQHNNINAVPKAIPVSPSALDDDEDEDEGHTVVATARGIFNSNGGVLSSIETGVSIIIPQGAIPEGVEQEIYFKVCRDNSILPPLDKEKGETLLSPLVMCGPHGLKFLKPVELRLPHCASMTPDGWSFALKSSDSSSGDPKSWQNKSLPGDPNYLVGANCVSVLIDHF